A region from the Candidatus Magasanikbacteria bacterium genome encodes:
- the ychF gene encoding redox-regulated ATPase YchF, which produces MLSIGIVGLPNVGKSTLFNALTRSKQAEAQNYPFCTIEPNVGIVEVPDERLSALSDSSKSLKIIPTAIKFVDIAGLVEGASKGEGLGNKFLSHIREVDAIVHVVRSFADSNVTHVDSEANPKKDAQVINTELILADWQVVQKRLEATKKQLKSSNAKELISNLALLEKINTTLEADQPARSLEYNEEEQVILKELQLITLKPMVYIVNVSEDFKEEEKVVIENEIQHIYVSAKLEAELAELGEEEALEYLKESGVSETGLDKLIRKGYEILGLVTFFTSGVQETRAWTVKENTFAPESAGVIHTDFIKGFIKADVVGWQDFVDNGGWNDIKSTGKMRLAGKDYEVQDGDVIYFHVNT; this is translated from the coding sequence ATGTTATCAATAGGAATCGTTGGGTTGCCAAATGTCGGCAAATCAACACTTTTTAATGCGCTTACCAGAAGTAAGCAGGCAGAAGCGCAAAATTATCCTTTTTGTACCATCGAACCAAATGTTGGTATTGTTGAGGTTCCAGACGAAAGACTCTCTGCGCTTAGTGATTCTTCAAAATCTTTGAAAATAATTCCTACAGCTATAAAATTTGTAGATATTGCAGGTTTGGTAGAAGGTGCCTCAAAAGGAGAAGGTTTGGGAAATAAATTCCTTTCTCATATTCGCGAGGTAGATGCTATTGTACATGTGGTGCGTAGTTTTGCAGATTCAAATGTAACTCATGTAGACAGCGAAGCAAATCCTAAAAAGGATGCTCAAGTTATAAATACAGAATTGATTTTGGCAGATTGGCAGGTAGTGCAAAAACGTTTGGAAGCTACAAAAAAACAATTGAAAAGTTCAAATGCAAAAGAATTAATATCAAACTTGGCATTATTGGAAAAAATAAATACAACTTTGGAGGCGGATCAGCCTGCCAGATCTTTGGAATATAATGAAGAAGAGCAGGTTATTTTGAAAGAATTGCAACTAATTACACTTAAACCGATGGTGTATATAGTAAATGTAAGCGAGGACTTCAAAGAAGAAGAAAAAGTTGTAATAGAAAATGAAATTCAACATATTTATGTAAGTGCAAAATTGGAAGCAGAGCTTGCAGAATTGGGTGAGGAAGAAGCACTTGAATACCTAAAAGAAAGTGGAGTATCAGAAACTGGTTTGGATAAGTTGATCCGTAAAGGCTATGAAATTTTAGGATTAGTAACATTTTTTACAAGTGGAGTGCAGGAAACTAGAGCCTGGACTGTAAAAGAAAATACATTTGCGCCAGAGTCCGCTGGAGTAATTCATACAGATTTCATAAAAGGTTTTATAAAGGCAGATGTAGTGGGTTGGCAAGATTTTGTAGATAACGGTGGTTGGAATGATATAAAAAGCACAGGAAAAATGCGTTTGGCTGGAAAAGATTATGAAGTTCAAGATGGAGATGTTATTTACTTTCATGTGAATACATAA